From a single Verrucomicrobiales bacterium genomic region:
- a CDS encoding phosphodiester glycosidase family protein has product MQASLPGSGRKALATTMLLVGVVLAAWPELRAEEPSSGATAAARPSSAGTGIQYKNDKISFSPSEPLSIHVVKVDRSRPDLVLATTLAKGTVLELGTLSDQVKAMQTAGMRPQVAINGDFYRTDREPYAGDPLGFQVMQGELVSGARTNQPCFWIDAGGTPHLGVMEDRFEVTFPSGATLPFELNEERLKETVRVYTPRLGASTQTSGGKEIVLERADEADWLPLKSGKLLRGKIREIRDQGNTKLSPDVVVVSLDSAVVARAGKMAVGDLVKLSPRTIPDTTGCEIALGGGPLLLRDGKPATYRGRNDRHPRTAFGWDDAYWYLVEVDGRQSQLSVGMTIPELSEYLQKIGVKNALNLDGGASATVWLFGQVVNSPSHGRERNTANGLVILKKDSPRRDPD; this is encoded by the coding sequence ATGCAAGCCTCGCTACCCGGGTCGGGAAGGAAAGCTCTAGCGACGACGATGCTGCTAGTCGGGGTGGTCTTAGCTGCCTGGCCTGAACTGCGCGCTGAGGAACCGTCGTCCGGAGCCACCGCCGCTGCTCGGCCATCCTCGGCTGGCACCGGAATTCAGTATAAGAACGACAAGATTTCCTTCAGCCCATCCGAGCCGCTTTCCATTCATGTGGTGAAGGTCGATCGTTCGCGCCCCGACCTGGTGCTAGCGACCACTCTCGCCAAGGGCACGGTGCTGGAGTTGGGCACGCTCAGCGACCAGGTCAAAGCGATGCAGACGGCGGGCATGCGACCTCAGGTGGCCATCAACGGAGACTTTTATCGCACCGATCGCGAGCCCTACGCCGGCGATCCCCTGGGCTTCCAGGTCATGCAGGGAGAGTTGGTGAGCGGAGCGCGCACGAACCAGCCGTGCTTCTGGATCGACGCGGGGGGCACGCCGCATTTGGGGGTCATGGAGGACCGATTCGAAGTGACCTTTCCGAGCGGAGCGACGCTGCCATTTGAGCTGAACGAGGAGCGTTTGAAAGAGACCGTTCGCGTTTACACGCCGCGGCTGGGGGCATCGACCCAGACATCCGGCGGCAAGGAGATCGTCCTGGAGCGGGCCGATGAGGCGGATTGGCTGCCGCTTAAGTCCGGAAAACTGCTGCGCGGCAAGATTCGGGAGATTCGCGATCAGGGAAACACCAAGTTATCCCCGGACGTGGTGGTGGTGTCGCTCGATTCCGCGGTGGTTGCGCGGGCGGGAAAGATGGCGGTGGGGGATCTGGTCAAACTCTCGCCGCGCACCATTCCCGACACCACGGGATGCGAGATCGCGTTGGGGGGCGGGCCTTTGTTATTGCGCGATGGCAAGCCGGCCACCTATCGGGGCAGGAACGATCGGCACCCTCGGACCGCCTTCGGTTGGGATGATGCCTATTGGTATTTAGTGGAGGTGGACGGTCGACAGAGCCAGCTTTCGGTGGGGATGACCATTCCTGAACTCTCCGAGTATCTGCAAAAAATCGGAGTCAAGAACGCCTTGAACCTTGATGGCGGAGCTTCTGCCACCGTATGGTTGTTCGGACAGGTGGTGAACAGCCCGAGTCACGGGCGTGAACGAAACACCGCCAATGGACTGGTGATATTGAAGAAAGATTCGCCCCGTCGTGATCCTGACTAA